A genome region from Camarhynchus parvulus chromosome 15, STF_HiC, whole genome shotgun sequence includes the following:
- the ARL6IP4 gene encoding ADP-ribosylation factor-like protein 6-interacting protein 4 — translation MAHGRSRKRSRSRSNSRSRQERKEKKRRKSSKDSQQGSSSPSRKRISGSHGHSSSLAAAREEKKKEGKDKKKRKASTSSSGTSSSTSSSSSSSSSSSDDSSDSDSKVKKSQDSKKKRVKQKDKKKRKKKKKKIKKKSKKKAKEKAKEEKAKGEEVPGPSLEQWQKESVVDSGPALTDEQKSRIQAMKPMTKEEWDARQSVIRRVLDPETGRTRLIKGDGEVLEEIVSKERHKEINKQATRGDGLAFQVRTGMLQ, via the exons atggCCCACGGCCGCTCGAGGAAGCGCTCGCGGAGCAGGAGCAACTCCcggagcaggcaggagaggaaggagaagaaaaggaggaagagcagcaaggactcacagcaaggcagcagctctccatcGAGGAAGAGGATCTCTGGCTCTCatggacacagctccagcttggcagcagccagggaag aaaagaagaaggaaggaaaggacaaaaagaagaggaaggcCAGTACCTCTTCTTCTGGGACATCTTCATCCACCAgttcttcctcatcttcctccagctcctcttctGATGACTCCAGTGACAGTGACTCCAAAGTGAAGAAGAGTcaagacagcaaaaaaaagcGAGTgaaacagaaagacaaaaagaagaggaagaagaagaagaaaaaaataaagaagaaatcaaagaagAAGGCAAAGGAGAAGGCTAAGGAGGAGAAAGCCAAGGGAGAAGAGGTGCCTGGCCCCTCACTGGAGCAGTGGCAGAAGGAGTCAGTGGTGGACTCTGGGCCAG CTCTGACAGACGAGCAGAAGTCCCGGATCCAGGCCATGAAGCCAATGACGAAGGAGGAGTGGGACGCGCGGCAGAGCGTCATCAGGAGAGTGCTGGATCCCGAGACAGGGAGAACCAG GCTCATTAAGGGGGACGGGGAAGTCCTGGAAGAAATTGTCAGCAAGGAGAGACACAAGGAGATTAACAAG CAAGCCACCCGTGGGGATGGGCTGGCCTTCCAGGTGAGGACGGGGATGCTGCAGTGA
- the OGFOD2 gene encoding 2-oxoglutarate and iron-dependent oxygenase domain-containing protein 2 isoform X1, translating to MSAGRPFRGCACFFTDNIFVGRFGLHVRYRDEPQLRRDHGRIEAEVQRRKQLPHQSVERRAIISKCYKPKHPELYTLQDSFLAPEFLEIERFCTSPGADLQGLLSYLESFSDKRIYRLPVFTEQFCQALLEELENFEQSDMPKGRPNTMNNYGVLLNELGMDERLVTPLRERLRPLTALLYPELGGACLDSHRAFVVKYALHEDLDLSSHYDNAEVTLNVSLGKEFTEGNLYFGEFNQDPSPVPQYIEVEHVWGRGLLHRGGQVHGALPIASGERWNLIVWMRSSAIRNRLCPMCRRKPELVEAEGFGDGFTEGEEQPQTVSVCALG from the exons ATGTCCGCGGGCCGGCCGTTCCGCGGGTGCGCCTGCTTCTTCACCGACAACATCTTCGTGGGGCGGTTCGGGCTCCACGTGCGGTACCGGGACGAGCCGCAGCTCCGCCGGGACCACGGCCGG ATTGAGGCAGAAgtgcagaggaggaagcagTTACCCCATCAGTCAGTGGAACGCAGAGCCATCATCTCCAAGTGCtacaaaccaaaacacccagAGCTGTACACTCTGCAG GATTCCTTCCTGGCCCCAGAGTTTCTGGAAATCGAGAGGTTCTGCACATCTCCAGGTGCTGATCTCCAGGGCCTCCTGAGCTACCTCGAGTCCTTCTCAG ACAAGAGGATCTATCGGCTCCCAGTGTTCACAGAGCAGTTCTGCCAGGCcttgctggaggagctggagaactTTGAGCAGTCAGACATGCCTAAGGGCAGGCCCAACACCATGAACAACTACGGG GTTCTGCTGAACGAGCTGGGCATGGACGAGCGTTTGGTGACGCCGCTGCGGGAGCGGCTGCGGCCGCTGACGGCGCTGCTGTACCCGGAGCTGGGCGGGGCCTGCCTGGACAGCCACAGAGCCTTCGTGGTCAAGTACGCCCTGCACGAGGACCTGGACCTGAGCTCCCACTACGACAACGCCGAGGTCACCTTGAacgtttccctgggaaaagaaTTCACAGAGGGAAATTTGTACTTCGGGGAGTTCAACCAG GATCCCAGCCCGGTGCCCCAGTACATCGAGGTGGAGCACGTGtggggccgggggctgctgcACCGAGGGGGGCAGGTGCACGGGGCGCTGCCCATCGCCTCGGGGGAGCGCTGGAACCTCATCGTGTGGATGAGATCATCGGCCATCCGCAACCGCCTGTGCCCCATGTGCCGCAGGAAACCCGAGCTGGTGGAGGCCGAGGGCTTCGGGGACGGCTTCACGGagggggaggagcagccccagaccgtcagtgtctgtgccctgggctAG
- the OGFOD2 gene encoding 2-oxoglutarate and iron-dependent oxygenase domain-containing protein 2 isoform X2, whose product MPKGRPNTMNNYGVLLNELGMDERLVTPLRERLRPLTALLYPELGGACLDSHRAFVVKYALHEDLDLSSHYDNAEVTLNVSLGKEFTEGNLYFGEFNQDPSPVPQYIEVEHVWGRGLLHRGGQVHGALPIASGERWNLIVWMRSSAIRNRLCPMCRRKPELVEAEGFGDGFTEGEEQPQTVSVCALG is encoded by the exons ATGCCTAAGGGCAGGCCCAACACCATGAACAACTACGGG GTTCTGCTGAACGAGCTGGGCATGGACGAGCGTTTGGTGACGCCGCTGCGGGAGCGGCTGCGGCCGCTGACGGCGCTGCTGTACCCGGAGCTGGGCGGGGCCTGCCTGGACAGCCACAGAGCCTTCGTGGTCAAGTACGCCCTGCACGAGGACCTGGACCTGAGCTCCCACTACGACAACGCCGAGGTCACCTTGAacgtttccctgggaaaagaaTTCACAGAGGGAAATTTGTACTTCGGGGAGTTCAACCAG GATCCCAGCCCGGTGCCCCAGTACATCGAGGTGGAGCACGTGtggggccgggggctgctgcACCGAGGGGGGCAGGTGCACGGGGCGCTGCCCATCGCCTCGGGGGAGCGCTGGAACCTCATCGTGTGGATGAGATCATCGGCCATCCGCAACCGCCTGTGCCCCATGTGCCGCAGGAAACCCGAGCTGGTGGAGGCCGAGGGCTTCGGGGACGGCTTCACGGagggggaggagcagccccagaccgtcagtgtctgtgccctgggctAG